One segment of Curtobacterium sp. MR_MD2014 DNA contains the following:
- a CDS encoding TatD family hydrolase produces MTDAADGSHVRARGEGASGGSKRDLSYPPLPQALVVPVYDNHTHMEIADGVGEGGDGPLDYREHLDRASSVGVRGVVQVGTDLATSEWSAQIAAREPRVLAAVALHPNEAPVLDEQGLLDEHLAGIERLAALPRVRAIGETGLDFFRTGEDGRAAQVRSFEEHIRIAKEHDLALTIHDRDAHEAVVEVLDRVGAPEKTVFHCFSGGPDLARLCAERGWYMSFAGTVTFKNAQSLRDALQVAPRHLVMIETDAPFLTPTPYRGRPNAPYLIPLTLRSMAETLGTDPSMLAAQIASTTELVYGAWDAEPVTVDQ; encoded by the coding sequence GTGACCGACGCGGCGGACGGCTCGCACGTGCGGGCGCGTGGCGAGGGGGCGTCCGGCGGCTCGAAGCGCGACCTGAGCTACCCACCGCTGCCGCAGGCGCTCGTGGTGCCGGTGTACGACAACCACACGCACATGGAGATCGCCGACGGCGTCGGCGAGGGCGGCGACGGTCCGCTCGACTACCGCGAGCACCTCGACCGTGCGTCGAGCGTCGGGGTCCGCGGCGTCGTGCAGGTCGGCACCGACCTGGCGACGTCGGAGTGGTCGGCGCAGATCGCCGCGCGTGAGCCCCGCGTGCTCGCCGCCGTCGCGCTGCACCCGAACGAGGCGCCCGTGCTCGACGAGCAGGGGCTGCTCGACGAGCACCTCGCCGGCATCGAGCGGCTCGCGGCGCTGCCCCGCGTCCGGGCGATCGGCGAGACCGGTCTCGACTTCTTCCGCACCGGCGAGGACGGCCGCGCGGCACAGGTCCGCTCGTTCGAGGAGCACATCCGCATCGCGAAGGAGCACGACCTCGCGCTGACGATCCACGACCGTGACGCGCACGAGGCCGTGGTCGAGGTGCTCGACCGCGTGGGCGCTCCCGAGAAGACCGTCTTCCACTGCTTCTCCGGCGGTCCCGACCTCGCCCGGCTCTGCGCCGAGCGCGGCTGGTACATGTCCTTCGCCGGCACCGTCACGTTCAAGAACGCCCAGTCGCTCCGAGACGCCCTGCAGGTCGCGCCGCGGCACCTGGTCATGATCGAGACGGACGCCCCGTTCCTCACGCCGACGCCGTACCGCGGCCGGCCGAACGCGCCGTACCTGATCCCGCTCACGCTCCGGTCGATGGCCGAGACCCTCGGTACCGACCCGTCGATGCTCGCGGCGCAGATCGCCTCGACGACCGAGCTCGTCTACGGTGCGTGGGACGCCGAGCCCGTCACGGTGGACCAGTAG
- a CDS encoding helix-turn-helix transcriptional regulator, producing the protein MDRPALADFLRRRRELLRPEDVGLGSGPRRRTPGLRREEVAALAGMSVDYYTRLEQQRGPQPSEQMVAAIARALRCSLDERDHLFHLAGHTAPVRMHRADHVDPAILRVLDRLEDTPAIVVSHLGETLVENRLARALLGGSVDLPGNERYQAWRWFVSGTEQAKYAPEQHERLGRVVVASLRAAVGLAGPSDRRATELVAELQRRSPQFRELWERHEVATRWSDDKTIVQPELGRITVDCQVLHTDDQAQALLLFTSPAGSEDAQKLELLGVVGTQQFGADRVAR; encoded by the coding sequence ATGGACCGCCCCGCGCTCGCCGACTTCCTGCGCCGCCGCCGCGAGCTGCTGCGCCCCGAGGACGTCGGCCTCGGCAGCGGTCCCCGTCGGCGGACCCCCGGACTCCGTCGCGAGGAGGTCGCCGCACTCGCCGGGATGAGCGTCGACTACTACACGCGGCTCGAGCAGCAGCGGGGCCCGCAGCCGTCGGAGCAGATGGTCGCGGCGATCGCCCGGGCCCTCCGGTGCAGCCTCGACGAACGCGACCACCTGTTCCACCTCGCCGGGCACACGGCGCCGGTCCGGATGCACCGCGCGGACCACGTGGACCCCGCGATCCTGCGCGTGCTCGACCGGCTCGAGGACACCCCGGCGATCGTCGTGAGCCACCTCGGCGAGACGCTCGTCGAGAACCGGCTCGCTCGGGCACTGCTCGGCGGATCCGTCGACCTGCCGGGCAACGAGCGCTACCAGGCGTGGCGCTGGTTCGTCTCGGGGACGGAGCAGGCGAAGTACGCGCCCGAACAGCACGAACGGCTCGGTCGGGTCGTGGTCGCGTCGCTCCGCGCGGCCGTCGGGCTCGCGGGGCCGAGCGACCGTCGGGCGACGGAGCTCGTCGCCGAACTGCAGCGCCGCAGCCCGCAGTTCCGGGAGCTCTGGGAACGCCACGAGGTCGCGACCCGCTGGTCGGACGACAAGACCATCGTGCAGCCCGAGCTCGGCCGGATCACCGTCGACTGCCAGGTGCTCCACACGGACGACCAGGCGCAGGCGCTCCTGTTGTTCACCTCGCCCGCGGGGAGCGAGGACGCGCAGAAGCTCGAGCTCCTCGGCGTCGTCGGCACGCAGCAGTTCGGCGCCGACCGCGTCGCGCGCTGA
- the rsmA gene encoding 16S rRNA (adenine(1518)-N(6)/adenine(1519)-N(6))-dimethyltransferase RsmA — protein MGALLGPAEIRDLAAKLDVTPTKKLGQNFVHDANTVRRIVSAGRVTPDSRVLEIGPGLGSLTLGLTETGASVTAVEIDGRLAAQLPATVAAMQPDARLRVVHQDALAVTADELPEAPTHVVANLPYNVSVPVLLHLLATFPTIERVLVMVQAEVGHRIAAGPGSKVYGAPSVKAAWYGSWSTAGQISRQVFWPVPNVDSVLVGFDRRERPGDETLRAQVFELVDGAFQQRRKMLRQSLSGVLGSSARASELLTAAGLDPTARGEALSPDDFVRLGRTVLAAA, from the coding sequence GTGGGCGCACTGCTCGGCCCGGCGGAGATCCGGGACCTCGCCGCCAAGCTCGACGTCACCCCGACGAAGAAGCTCGGCCAGAACTTCGTGCACGACGCCAACACCGTGCGCCGCATCGTCTCGGCAGGCCGGGTCACGCCGGACTCCCGCGTGCTCGAGATCGGACCGGGGCTGGGCTCCCTGACACTCGGGCTGACCGAGACCGGCGCGTCCGTCACCGCGGTGGAGATCGACGGTCGGCTCGCAGCCCAGCTGCCCGCGACCGTCGCGGCGATGCAGCCGGACGCGCGCCTGCGGGTCGTGCACCAGGACGCGCTCGCGGTGACCGCGGACGAACTGCCCGAGGCCCCGACGCACGTCGTGGCGAACCTGCCGTACAACGTCTCCGTCCCCGTGCTGCTGCACCTGCTCGCGACCTTCCCGACCATCGAGCGGGTGCTCGTCATGGTGCAGGCCGAGGTCGGTCACCGCATCGCCGCCGGGCCGGGCAGCAAGGTCTACGGGGCGCCGAGCGTCAAGGCCGCCTGGTACGGGTCCTGGTCGACCGCCGGGCAGATCAGCCGCCAGGTCTTCTGGCCGGTGCCGAACGTCGACAGCGTGCTCGTCGGCTTCGACCGTCGTGAGCGCCCGGGGGACGAGACGCTGCGCGCGCAGGTCTTCGAGCTCGTCGACGGGGCGTTCCAGCAGCGCCGGAAGATGCTCCGGCAGAGCCTGTCCGGGGTCCTGGGTTCCAGCGCCCGTGCGTCGGAGCTGCTGACCGCGGCCGGTCTCGACCCGACCGCTCGGGGTGAGGCGCTGTCGCCGGACGACTTCGTGCGCCTCGGACGGACGGTCCTCGCCGCCGCCTGA
- a CDS encoding O-acetylhomoserine aminocarboxypropyltransferase/cysteine synthase family protein produces MAAEDDWAFDTRQIRAGFTADPGFGANVPPIAQSAAFVYPSGEDAAARFMLDAPGHTYTRVNNPSAAALERRVADLEGGVGALALASGQAATSLAVLGVARAGAHVVSSASLYGATYTLFHSTLSDLGITFTFVQDPTDLDEWRAAVRPETRAFFGESIPNPRGDVLDFAGVAGVAHDAGVPLIVDNTIATPYLVRPIEHGADIVVHSATKYLAGHGSAVAGIIVDGGNFDWAAQAEKYPQLTTVEQSGFAGTAFAEKFGRRAFIQRTRSKLSADLGPAIAPFNAFLVLQGIQTLSLRMDRHVANAAAVASWLDGHAQVEHVHYAGLPSSPWHHLQQRYVPKGPSAVLAFDLAGGVAAGRRFVAALELFDHVSNLGDVRSLVVHPASTTHVQMTPQQRAAAGVGEGMIRLSIGLEHVDDILADLARGFAAAGTSA; encoded by the coding sequence ATGGCGGCCGAGGACGACTGGGCGTTCGACACGCGGCAGATCCGGGCCGGCTTCACGGCCGACCCGGGCTTCGGAGCGAACGTGCCCCCGATCGCGCAGAGCGCGGCCTTCGTGTACCCCTCGGGCGAGGACGCGGCGGCACGGTTCATGCTCGACGCACCTGGACACACCTACACACGCGTCAACAACCCGTCGGCGGCGGCCCTGGAGCGACGCGTCGCGGACCTCGAGGGCGGGGTCGGAGCACTGGCGCTGGCGTCCGGTCAGGCGGCGACCTCGCTGGCGGTGCTCGGCGTCGCGCGGGCGGGCGCCCACGTCGTCTCGTCGGCGTCGCTCTACGGTGCGACCTACACGCTCTTCCACTCGACGCTGAGCGACCTCGGCATCACGTTCACCTTCGTGCAGGACCCGACGGACCTCGACGAGTGGCGCGCCGCGGTCCGTCCGGAGACGCGGGCGTTCTTCGGCGAGAGCATCCCGAACCCGCGTGGCGACGTGCTCGACTTCGCGGGGGTCGCCGGTGTCGCGCACGACGCCGGGGTACCGCTCATCGTCGACAACACCATCGCGACGCCGTACCTCGTGCGACCGATCGAGCACGGCGCGGACATCGTCGTGCACTCGGCGACGAAGTACCTCGCCGGCCACGGCAGCGCCGTCGCCGGGATCATCGTCGACGGCGGGAACTTCGACTGGGCGGCGCAGGCGGAGAAGTACCCGCAGCTCACGACGGTCGAGCAGTCCGGGTTCGCCGGGACGGCCTTCGCCGAGAAGTTCGGCCGCCGCGCGTTCATCCAGCGCACCCGGTCGAAGCTGTCCGCCGACCTCGGCCCCGCGATCGCCCCGTTCAACGCCTTCCTCGTCCTGCAGGGCATCCAGACGCTGTCGCTGCGCATGGACCGGCACGTGGCGAACGCGGCCGCGGTCGCCTCGTGGTTGGACGGACACGCGCAGGTCGAGCACGTGCACTACGCCGGGCTGCCCTCGTCGCCGTGGCACCACCTGCAGCAGCGCTACGTGCCGAAGGGGCCGTCGGCCGTGCTGGCGTTCGACCTCGCCGGTGGGGTCGCTGCCGGTCGCCGGTTCGTCGCCGCGCTCGAGCTCTTCGACCACGTGTCGAACCTGGGCGACGTCCGGTCGCTCGTCGTGCACCCCGCGTCGACGACCCACGTGCAGATGACCCCGCAGCAACGCGCGGCCGCCGGCGTCGGGGAGGGCATGATCCGCCTGTCGATCGGTCTGGAGCACGTGGACGACATCCTGGCCGACCTGGCTCGCGGGTTCGCGGCGGCGGGGACCTCGGCGTAG
- a CDS encoding SDR family oxidoreductase: MDTTNSTVFISGATSGLGLALAQRLQAAGSTVVIGGRRQDRLDALAAEHGFGTVAIDVADADSIASAAADVTTRWPELDTVVTMSGIMRNEDLRDPGHIDDALATVQTNLVGTIRLIDAFLPHLLSRPAATLITVSSGLAFVPLTATPTYSATKAAVHSYTQALRQQLVGSSVAVLELAPPAVQTDLMGGADFGGMPLDAFTDEVMGLLDSGAAPEILVQDVQPLRWAERDGTHQQILEAMAGRGH; encoded by the coding sequence ATGGACACCACGAACAGCACCGTCTTCATCTCCGGCGCGACCTCGGGCCTCGGGCTCGCCCTCGCGCAGCGCCTGCAGGCCGCCGGCAGCACCGTCGTCATCGGCGGCCGCCGCCAGGACCGCCTGGACGCCCTCGCCGCCGAGCACGGCTTCGGTACCGTCGCGATCGACGTCGCCGACGCGGACTCCATCGCGAGCGCGGCAGCGGACGTGACGACCCGCTGGCCGGAGCTCGACACCGTCGTCACGATGTCGGGCATCATGCGCAACGAGGACCTGCGCGACCCCGGACACATCGACGACGCACTCGCGACCGTCCAGACCAACCTGGTCGGGACGATCCGGCTCATCGACGCCTTCCTGCCGCACCTGCTCTCCCGGCCGGCGGCGACGCTGATCACGGTGTCGTCCGGTCTGGCCTTCGTCCCGCTGACCGCGACCCCGACCTACAGCGCCACGAAGGCCGCGGTGCACTCGTACACGCAGGCGCTCCGGCAGCAGCTCGTCGGCAGCTCGGTGGCGGTGCTGGAGCTCGCCCCGCCGGCCGTGCAGACGGACCTGATGGGTGGCGCCGACTTCGGCGGGATGCCCCTCGACGCCTTCACGGACGAGGTGATGGGTCTGCTCGACTCCGGTGCCGCGCCGGAGATCCTCGTGCAGGACGTCCAGCCGCTGCGCTGGGCCGAGCGCGACGGGACGCACCAGCAGATCCTCGAGGCGATGGCCGGCCGCGGTCACTGA
- a CDS encoding LLM class flavin-dependent oxidoreductase, whose protein sequence is MRFGYWTPLFGGWLRNVEDEDMPVTFDYVKRLAQRAERIGFDLTLVPELNLNDIKGTAAPSLEAWALAAALAATTERLEIMAAMRPGYHLPAVTAKQAATIDEISCGRFTFNVVSAWWAEEARQYGGIFSEHDDRYARTEEFVAILKGLWAETPFSFTGEYYEVQNTHLEPKPRVTPRIYAGGESEAGKSSITRFADAYLTHGGTVDELRTKIDEMKRRREDAGAAPFEAFGMAAYVIVRETEEEAQAELARITDVRHGKAYESYQDFISKSQLEHVPSLEDYSVSNRGLRPGFVGTPQQVADRIREFEDAGVDTLLLQFSPQAEEMERFGEQVIPLVRAAVPAEPVA, encoded by the coding sequence GTGCGATTCGGATACTGGACCCCGCTCTTCGGCGGCTGGCTGCGCAACGTCGAGGACGAGGACATGCCCGTCACCTTCGACTACGTGAAGCGGCTGGCGCAGCGTGCCGAGCGGATCGGCTTCGACCTGACGCTCGTGCCGGAGCTCAACCTCAACGACATCAAGGGGACGGCCGCGCCGAGCCTCGAGGCGTGGGCGCTCGCGGCCGCGCTGGCCGCGACGACCGAGCGGCTCGAGATCATGGCCGCGATGCGTCCGGGCTACCACCTGCCGGCGGTGACGGCGAAGCAGGCCGCGACCATCGACGAGATCTCCTGTGGTCGCTTCACGTTCAACGTCGTGAGCGCCTGGTGGGCGGAGGAAGCCCGCCAGTACGGTGGCATCTTCTCCGAGCACGACGACCGGTACGCGCGGACCGAGGAGTTCGTCGCGATCCTCAAGGGCCTCTGGGCCGAGACGCCGTTCTCGTTCACGGGCGAGTACTACGAGGTGCAGAACACGCACCTCGAGCCGAAGCCGCGGGTCACCCCGCGCATCTACGCCGGCGGCGAGAGCGAGGCGGGCAAGAGCTCGATCACCCGCTTCGCCGACGCGTACCTGACACACGGCGGCACCGTCGACGAGCTCCGCACGAAGATCGACGAGATGAAGCGTCGCCGCGAGGACGCTGGCGCCGCGCCGTTCGAGGCGTTCGGCATGGCCGCGTACGTGATCGTCCGCGAGACCGAGGAGGAGGCGCAGGCCGAGCTCGCCCGCATCACCGACGTCCGCCACGGGAAGGCGTACGAGTCGTACCAGGACTTCATCTCGAAGTCGCAGCTCGAGCACGTCCCGTCGCTCGAGGACTACTCGGTGTCGAACCGCGGTCTGCGCCCCGGGTTCGTCGGTACGCCGCAGCAGGTCGCCGACCGGATCCGCGAGTTCGAGGACGCCGGGGTCGACACGCTCCTGCTGCAGTTCTCGCCGCAGGCCGAGGAGATGGAGCGCTTCGGCGAGCAGGTCATCCCGCTCGTCCGCGCCGCCGTCCCCGCCGAGCCGGTCGCCTGA
- a CDS encoding ATP-grasp domain-containing protein, whose protein sequence is MTTPRVYVIHENPEWFPPFAAAFAAEGVPVEELLLTDGGALGSIDLTAEPAPGVYWSRMSASSHTRGNEHSKEYARALLGWLERSGATVVNGSHVLELEVSKVAQHGLLRDAGFDVPRTTAVFGSAALQDAARTFTDGQDVPFITKHNQGGKGLGVRRFDTLAEFDAYVDSPEFEAPVDGITLLQELLTAREPFITRAEFVGGEFVYAVRVDTSAGSFELCPADACEVPQAIAGAVCDVPGAETTGTGAPAAFSIRDEVTAHHPLVQQLRTFLADQRIQVAGVEFMETTDGRTVVYDVNTNTNYNPAVEAVAPVSGPRAIARFTGALLEQAYATSATTA, encoded by the coding sequence GTGACAACTCCGCGCGTGTACGTCATCCACGAGAACCCCGAGTGGTTCCCGCCGTTCGCCGCTGCCTTCGCGGCAGAAGGGGTGCCGGTCGAGGAACTCCTGCTCACCGACGGCGGTGCCCTGGGCAGCATCGACCTGACCGCCGAGCCGGCTCCGGGCGTCTACTGGTCGCGGATGTCCGCGTCGAGCCACACCCGCGGCAACGAGCACAGCAAGGAGTACGCCCGCGCGCTGCTCGGCTGGCTCGAGCGCTCCGGTGCGACGGTCGTGAACGGCAGCCACGTGCTGGAGCTCGAGGTGTCGAAGGTCGCCCAGCACGGGCTCCTCCGGGACGCCGGCTTCGACGTGCCCCGCACGACCGCGGTCTTCGGGTCGGCCGCCCTGCAGGACGCCGCGCGGACCTTCACGGACGGGCAGGACGTCCCGTTCATCACGAAGCACAACCAGGGCGGCAAGGGCCTCGGCGTCCGCCGTTTCGACACCCTCGCCGAGTTCGACGCGTACGTCGACAGCCCCGAGTTCGAGGCCCCCGTCGACGGCATCACGCTGCTCCAGGAGCTCCTGACCGCCCGCGAGCCGTTCATCACCCGAGCCGAGTTCGTCGGCGGCGAGTTCGTCTACGCGGTCCGTGTCGACACGAGCGCCGGCAGCTTCGAGCTCTGCCCGGCCGACGCGTGCGAGGTGCCCCAGGCCATCGCCGGCGCCGTCTGCGACGTGCCCGGCGCCGAGACGACCGGCACCGGGGCACCGGCCGCCTTCAGCATCCGTGACGAGGTCACGGCCCACCACCCGCTCGTGCAGCAGCTCCGGACGTTCCTCGCCGACCAGCGCATCCAGGTCGCGGGTGTCGAGTTCATGGAGACCACGGACGGCCGCACGGTCGTCTACGACGTGAACACGAACACGAACTACAACCCCGCCGTCGAGGCGGTCGCGCCGGTCTCCGGTCCGCGCGCGATCGCGCGCTTCACCGGCGCGCTCCTCGAGCAGGCGTACGCCACGTCGGCGACCACGGCCTGA